Proteins from one Dysgonomonas sp. HDW5A genomic window:
- a CDS encoding tetratricopeptide repeat protein — protein MFGFFKRKNKDNGASKEQAVRTEVSSQGSIEDQYKSLLNNHRSNLSEISLVAQKYIDKDNYTDKNEWLDALAICDIALQENKVDNTIKELYRQIYTRNWNKYVSMEYNDTDYKYWFNLNKDINDRFIKIGHTRGYCEQADLYGSARRGYRNLEKKIEYLKEGVKAEDPASLGDYGYGLYLGLPEYGKENKEEGRKLVERSIELGYESAEILLLYIDFYDTDLDQSILLQRINEYIEKTESENRKPYHLLADFYLRKENDLDKAVEVMKKGIAVGGHYCEYLLGMNYLNGRIENADKNQGIKLLESAYSYHTVYAANFLGQYYNFGNDENTSIEKAILWHEKAALYCYPESSFELACIYLYNENLKDIQKGLAYLDQAIEDGSPRGLAERAYLILETEILSTNIDEAKQLLEKAMDMGNEYAPYRLGLGYQNAEFVAEPDYKKALELFELGAERNHLYSIELAGNYYRVGVGGEDEVAAEKAVKYLTRAIEMGSDYARIELAFCYETGFGVEQDFQKAFDLYREAAANNYSYANTKMAVYYEDGILGEANTAEAFNNYMIAAAAGIPDAMYHLGRYYKYAVGVPENPEEALKLFNQAAEANSAPGLTELAISYEQEYGGLEFDATKILHYMSRAAEMGYTYAQYKLGSYYYYGLVETDLNKAIEWYTKAYEQGYPYAALMLGEYYLYNVGGGETEYDKAFAYFKFAEEQNVISEGLGVCYEYGLGVEENETEAFKYYTLAANDNYTAAKYRLGLCYRYGRGTTENLTDAYRWLSDAAQNGNYNAQYETAMMLLNGEGVSMDQQQAIQMLTKIAEEDHDYAQFELGNCYLTGKGVAEDEVQAMYWYQKAADNGNEQAQKLTGKRERRKR, from the coding sequence ATGTTCGGATTCTTCAAAAGAAAAAATAAAGATAACGGAGCAAGCAAAGAGCAGGCTGTGCGAACGGAAGTTTCATCACAGGGAAGTATAGAAGATCAATATAAAAGCCTATTGAATAATCACAGAAGCAATCTTTCTGAAATATCCCTTGTTGCTCAAAAGTATATAGATAAAGATAATTATACGGATAAAAATGAATGGCTGGATGCTTTAGCTATTTGTGATATTGCTCTACAAGAGAACAAAGTCGATAATACGATCAAAGAACTTTACCGTCAGATATATACCCGTAACTGGAACAAATATGTATCGATGGAATATAACGACACTGATTATAAGTATTGGTTCAACCTGAATAAAGATATCAATGACCGTTTTATTAAAATTGGTCATACCAGAGGTTATTGCGAACAAGCCGATTTATACGGATCGGCTCGCAGGGGATACCGCAATTTAGAAAAGAAAATCGAATATCTAAAAGAAGGAGTTAAAGCCGAAGATCCCGCTTCATTAGGCGACTATGGATATGGATTATATCTAGGTTTGCCTGAATACGGCAAAGAAAATAAAGAAGAAGGCCGTAAATTGGTAGAACGCTCTATTGAATTAGGTTATGAATCAGCAGAAATACTTTTACTGTATATTGATTTCTATGATACTGATCTCGATCAAAGTATACTGCTTCAACGTATAAACGAATATATAGAGAAGACAGAATCAGAAAACCGTAAACCCTATCATCTTTTGGCTGATTTTTATCTGAGAAAAGAAAACGATCTGGATAAGGCTGTCGAAGTTATGAAAAAAGGAATAGCAGTGGGAGGTCATTACTGTGAATACCTTTTGGGGATGAATTATCTGAACGGAAGAATAGAGAATGCAGATAAAAATCAAGGAATAAAACTTCTCGAAAGTGCATACAGCTATCACACGGTATATGCTGCTAATTTCTTAGGACAGTATTATAACTTTGGAAATGATGAAAATACATCCATCGAAAAAGCTATTCTATGGCACGAAAAAGCTGCATTATATTGCTACCCTGAATCGTCATTCGAACTAGCTTGTATTTATTTATACAACGAAAACCTAAAAGATATACAGAAAGGCTTAGCTTATCTAGATCAGGCTATTGAAGACGGAAGCCCCAGGGGTTTAGCCGAAAGAGCATATCTGATATTGGAAACCGAAATATTATCTACCAATATAGATGAAGCTAAACAACTTCTCGAAAAAGCCATGGACATGGGTAACGAATATGCTCCTTACCGTTTAGGCTTAGGTTATCAAAATGCAGAATTCGTTGCTGAACCCGACTATAAGAAAGCTCTAGAATTATTTGAGCTGGGAGCTGAAAGAAACCACTTATACAGTATTGAGTTAGCAGGTAACTATTATCGTGTAGGTGTTGGTGGCGAAGATGAAGTAGCAGCAGAAAAAGCTGTTAAATACCTGACGAGAGCCATCGAAATGGGATCGGATTACGCTCGTATAGAACTCGCTTTTTGCTACGAAACCGGTTTCGGTGTAGAACAAGATTTCCAAAAAGCATTTGACCTATATCGAGAGGCGGCGGCAAATAACTACTCGTATGCCAACACCAAGATGGCGGTATATTACGAAGATGGTATATTAGGTGAAGCGAATACAGCCGAAGCATTCAATAATTATATGATTGCAGCCGCAGCAGGTATTCCCGATGCCATGTATCACTTGGGACGTTACTATAAATATGCTGTAGGAGTACCTGAAAACCCCGAAGAGGCTCTTAAATTATTCAATCAGGCTGCCGAAGCAAATAGTGCTCCCGGACTTACCGAATTGGCCATCAGTTACGAACAAGAGTATGGAGGTTTAGAGTTCGATGCAACTAAAATTTTGCATTATATGTCCAGAGCTGCCGAAATGGGATATACTTATGCCCAATACAAACTGGGATCGTATTACTACTACGGATTGGTCGAAACCGATCTGAATAAGGCTATCGAATGGTACACAAAAGCCTACGAACAAGGTTATCCTTATGCTGCACTTATGTTAGGCGAATACTACCTGTACAATGTAGGAGGTGGTGAAACCGAATATGATAAAGCATTTGCCTACTTCAAGTTTGCAGAAGAGCAAAACGTGATTTCTGAAGGTCTCGGTGTTTGTTATGAATATGGATTAGGAGTTGAGGAAAATGAAACCGAAGCATTCAAGTACTATACTTTAGCAGCTAATGACAATTATACGGCTGCAAAATATCGCTTAGGATTGTGCTACAGATACGGGCGTGGTACAACCGAAAACCTCACGGACGCTTATCGCTGGCTGTCCGATGCGGCTCAAAACGGCAACTACAATGCTCAGTATGAAACGGCAATGATGTTATTAAACGGCGAAGGTGTCAGTATGGATCAGCAACAAGCCATACAAATGTTGACTAAAATAGCTGAAGAAGATCACGACTATGCTCAGTTTGAACTGGGTAACTGCTACTTAACAGGAAAAGGTGTAGCCGAAGACGAAGTACAGGCGATGTACTGGTATCAGAAGGCTGCCGATAACGGAAACGAGCAAGCTCAGAAACTAACCGGAAAAAGAGAACGTCGAAAAAGATAA